A window from Malassezia restricta chromosome I, complete sequence encodes these proteins:
- a CDS encoding N-alpha-acetyltransferase 30, with product MDAHVASHVRIDTYRKEEDLKDVMRLIEKELSEPYHIYTYRYFLHDWPDLSFLAWWEEQAVGVIVCKLDRHMRGSRLMRGYIAMLSVDPRYRGQGIATKLVSAAVQRMKERGAEEVVLETEVTNKSALRLYENRGFVREKRLYRFYLNGNDAFRLVLPIAEPHIPKAPPLPPRHPLGLGPIM from the exons ATGGACGCACATGTTGCTTCACATGTGCGTATTGATACGTACAGAAAAGAAGAAGACCTGAAAGATGTCATGCGACTTATTGAAAAAGAACTTAGTGAGCCGTATCACATTTATACATATCGCTACTTCCTACACGATTGGCCAGATCTAAGCTTTCTTGCATGGTGGGAGGAGCAAGCAGTAGGTGTGATTGTCTGCAAGCTTGATCGCCATatgcgtggctcgcgcCTTATGCGTGGCTACATCGCGATGCTCAGTGTCGATCCACGATATCGTGGTCAGGGTATTG CCACTAAGCTGGTCTCTGCAGCTGTGCAAAGGATGAAAGAGCGTGGCGCTGAAGAGGTGGTACTAGAAACAGAAGTGACCAACAAATCCGCCCTACGGCTGTATGAAAACCGCGGTTTTGTGCGTGAAAAGCGCCTCTATCGATTTTACCTGAATG GCAATGATGCGTTTCGCTTAGTTCTGCCCATCGCAGAGCCACATATACCCAAAGCGCCTCCGCTTCCACCACGACACCCACTCGGTCTCGGCCCCATCATGTAG
- a CDS encoding alpha/beta-hydrolase: MWPLKNLVIYALSYGLRILDWIQIALSRRCRVVASNDVKIELIRFPSRDSGRYIRAYRYTPANATGKLPVYLHWHASGWILKRLGIDIHLCSRISKELNCVVLECDYRKAPENKYPAAHNDTEDAVLYVLANEHAYDTTRISVGGSSAGGNMALSLSARLGSERIKSCFALYPAAHLTHPERLDTVMGCVSDKFRSGVVIPHWCMKLFINAYTTPGTDMNDPRLSPIFYDASKFPKYVAVACGDADTLYRMSFDLMKKISGSASGTNVDGSRKFICVLNEAHEFNTFGRTRASQEERDRVEGEAINMIRASWRQ, encoded by the coding sequence ATGTGGCCGCTCAAAAATCTGGTAATATATGCTTTGTCTTATGGACTGCGCATACTAGACTGGATCCAAATCGCCCTGTCCCGCCGTTGTCGTGTTGTGGCGTCGAATGATGTGAAGATCGAATTGATTCGCTTTCCTTCACGCGATTCCGGCCGCTACATTCGAGCATATCGCTATACACCTGCGAACGCTACTGGAAAACTGCCTGTTTACTTGCACTGGCATGCCTCTGGATGGATTCtcaagcgcctcggcatTGATATTCACCTCTGCAGCAGGATTTCCAAGGAACTGAACTGCGTCGTGCTTGAGTGCGACTACCGGAAGGCTCCAGAAAACAAGTATCCTGCGGCTCACAATGACACGGAGGATGCCGTCTTGTATGTCCTGGCCAACGAGCATGCCTACGACACGACCCGCATTTCTGTGGGAGGGTCAAGCGCAGGTGGTAATATGGCTCTGTCTCTCAGTGCGCGTTTGGGCTCTGAGCGTATCAAGAGCTGCTTTGCACTGTACCCTGCCGCTCACCTCACTCATCCTGAACGTCTTGATACGGTCATGGGCTGCGTTAGCGACAAGTTCCGCAGTGGTGTGGTGATCCCCCATTGGTGTATGAAACTTTTCATAAACGCATACACCACACCTGGGACTGACATGAATGATCCTCGCCTGTCTCCTATATTTTATGATGCATCCAAGTTCCCGAAGTATGTCGCCGTGGCCTGTGGCGATGCCGATACGCTGTACCGCATGAGCTTTGACTTGATGAAAAAGATCAGTGGTTCTGCATCAGGTACCAACGTGGACGGAAGCCGAAAATTCATTTGCGTTCTCAACGAAGCTCATGAGTTCAATACGTTTGGCCGTACCCGTGCATCCCAAGAGGAGCGCGACAGGGTGGAGGGAGAAGCTATTAATATGATCCGTGCATCTTGGCGTCAGTAA
- a CDS encoding tyrosine-protein kinase srms — MEEGGLFDEQPHAYEAAKDAAALASLKAMQELSAAGILSIRDFAFSEDDQRHRGFGSVLPSQAKEEQCMYIALYDFQAEADNELSVEAGMPVQILALLTDGWVLARQVDHPEHTGLIPYTYLQPIG, encoded by the coding sequence ATGGAAGAAGGCGGACTGTTCGATGAGCAGCCACACGCATATGAAGCAGCTAAGGATGCTGCAGCCCTAGCATCGCTGAAAGCCATGCAAGAATTGAGTGCAGCCGGTATATTAAGCATTAGGGACTTTGCATTTTCTGAAGATGACCAGAGACATCGCGGGTTTGGCTCTGTGCTTCCTTCTCAGGCCAAGGAGGAACAGTGCATGTACATTGCTCTGTATGACTTTCAAGCGGAGGCGGATAATGAACTGAGTGTGGAAGCGGGCATGCCAGTCCAGATCCTTGCACTATTGACCGATGGATGGGTCTTAGCCCGGCAAGTTGACCATCCTGAACACACTGGATTGATACCATATACCTATCTACAGCCAATCGGTTAA
- a CDS encoding vacuolar ATPase assembly integral membrane protein VMA21, with the protein MSIDVTPSRVGPPGPDPARGVYYKLAFFSTALFVLPIVAYYYAKDRWLGGDAVYAGGLAALVANLVLAGYIVAACLEDDGTQSQRRAKKTQ; encoded by the exons ATGTCGATCGATGTGACGCCATCGCGCGTTGGACCACCGGGTCCTGATCCCGCTCG TGGTGTCTATTATAAGCTGGCGTTCTTCAGCACAGCCTTGTTTGTGCTGCCCATTGTCGCTTACTACTATGCCAAGGACAGATGGTTAGGGG GTGACGCTGTGTATGCGGGAGGCCTTGCTGCATTGGTGGCCAACCTTGTTCTAGCTGGCTACATCGTTGCTGCATGCCTGGAAGACGATGGGACGCAGAGCCAAAGACGTGCGAAAAAGACACAATAA
- a CDS encoding alpha-1,2-glucosyltransferase → MAFAFAWHVATTIGTSVLVNQHLKEPYMDEIFHTPQFIRYCQGQWNKWDPMLTTPPGPYLVTLALRPFMQVLGFFRACDDVMAIRSTNVLALLSLPLLCMGVLRARGCSDPGFVPYICASLPPLWFFGFLYYTDVLSVIAIIASVGAMERKHHVQASLWGSAALFFRQTNIVWVLFIMGVAALRECQRVAGVSPRITPPITTLLVQRSVWMRIIRTVSPYVPIFPAFMLFIQWNDGAIVLGDKSHHQVALHLAQVGYFFGFALTFGWPLIFFLVPMRWGKVHAMVSVVLLTMGVLAVRYGTIVHPFLLADNRHYTFYVWRRIINARLWTRYALVPVYVFSAMSFVRILSKKQSGLWILGWLLATCLTLVPSPLIEPRYLILPYLMMRLYMPTTTRKQEIIEWVFYMMVNALTMTLFIGYPFTWAHEPGTQRFMW, encoded by the exons ATGGCTTTCGCGTTTGCGTGGCATGTTGCCACGACTATTGGCACTAGTGTCTTGGTAAATCAGCATTTGAAAGAGCCTTATATG GATGAAATTTTTCATACACCCCAGTTTATTCGGTATTGCCAGGGACAATGGAATAAGTGGGACCCAATGCTCACTACCCCACCAGGGCCGTATTTGGTCAcactcgcgctgcgtcccTTCATGCAAGTGTTAGGTTTTTTCCGTGCATGTGATGATGTTATGGCCATTCGTTCTACGAACGTTTTAGCCTTATTGAGCCTGCCACTACTATGTATGGGGGTCTTACGAGCGCGGGGATGCTCAGATCCTGGCTTCGTCCCTTACATCTGTGCCTCTCTTCCTCCCCTCTGGTTTTTTGGATTCTTGTATTACACTGACGTGCTGAGTGTAATCGCCATTATCGCGTCTGTTGGTGCTATGGAACGGAAACATCATGTACAAGCTTCACTATGGGGTTCTGCTGCGCTCTTCTTTCGTCAGACCAACATTGTTTGGGTATTATTTATCATGGGTGTGGCCGCACTTCGAGAATGTCAACGCGTTGCTGGAGTTTCTCCTCGGATAACGCCACCTATAACAACTTTATTGGTCCAGCGCTCTGTATGGATGCGCATCATACGTACCGTGTCACCCTACGTGCCCATCTTCCCTGCATTTATGCTGTTCATTCAGTGGAACGATGGAGCCATTGTATTAGGCGATAAAAGTCACCATCAggtggcgctgcatctAGCGCAAGTGGGCTACTTTTTTGGATTCGCCCTGACATTTGGGTGGCCTCTCATTTTCTTTTTAGTACCCATGCGTTGGGGAAAAGTGCATGCAATGGTGAGCGTTGTACTGCTGACTATGGGCGTCTTGGCCGTACGTTACGGCACTATCGTGCATCCATTTCTGCTCGCCGATAACCGTCATTATACCTTTTACGTATGGCGACGCATCATTAATGCACGTTTATGGACCCGATATGCCCTCGTACCTGTGTACGTGTTCAGTGCCATGTCATTCGTGCGCATACTCTCGAAAAAACAGAGCGGCCTTTGGATTCTCGGTTGGCTTCTCGCAACGTGTCTCACACTTGTTCCATCACCATTAATCGAGCCACGCTACCTGATCTTGCCCTATCTAATGATGCGATTATACATGCCAACCACCACGCGAAAGCAAGAGATAATAGAATGGGTCTTTTACATGATGGTGAATGCCTTGACGATGACTCTTTTTATTGGATACCCCTTTACTTGGGCGCATGAACCAGGGACGCAGCGGTTTATGTGGTGA
- a CDS encoding alpha/beta-hydrolase → MDLPTERSQRVHHEWSLRYVGLLFIIAFLRTMAYVEVFLTDKLRPKVKDDVKVTKIWFPSREKGRYIKAFIYEPVSMPTGPRPVNINVHGSGFCSAAFFGNSRWFNYCVASKLQCYVIDTDYRKAPEHPCPLPVRDIEDAVQWVLQHPEKFDVDRISMTGFSAGGNLALSAASAFGPEKIKALVSYYAPLDGSAAGAPVGDANGHPPKSPFRSGVILDSFVFSVFYAAYVPPQCDPGHPNLSVINIPLEKLPDHLFLITGDADSLATESIRFYDNIMENGSRDQKYHSRLLIVPNEAHAFDEQPKHPESVHWRDKAYQQSVDVIRSAWYPDDGEPSNPPVAKPAPKAIISFVTQQSAGAKDSSKPAPAIRA, encoded by the coding sequence ATGGACCTCCCGACAGAAAGGTCGCAGCGTGTCCATCATGAGTGGTCGCTGCGATATGTCGGCCTGCTATTTATCATTGCTTTTCTTCGTACGATGGCCTACGTTGAAGTATTCCTGACCGACAAATTGCGTCCGAAAGTGAAGGATGATGTCAAAGTCACCAAGATTTGGTTCCCCTCTCGAGAGAAGGGCCGGTATATTAAGGCATTTATCTACGAGCCAGTTAGCATGCCAACAGGTCCAAGGCCTGTAAATATAAATGTCCATGGATCAGGTTTTTGCTCCGCTGCCTTCTTTGGCAACTCGCGTTGGTTCAACTATTGTGTAGCTTCCAAGCTGCAATGCTATGTTATTGATACGGACTACCGCAAGGCCCCAGAGCACCCTTGCCCCTTACCTGTTCGGGACATCGAAGATGCTGTTCAATGGGTACTCCAGCATCCGGAAAAGTTTGACGTGGATCGCATTTCGATGACGGGTTTCAGCGCAGGTGGGAACCTAGCCTTATCCGCCGCTAGTGCTTTTGGACCCGAGAAAATCAAGGCCTTAGTGTCCTACTATGCGCCTTTGGATGGATctgctgcaggcgcacCTGTTGGTGACGCCAACGGTCATCCTCCAAAGAGTCCATTCCGCAGCGGCGTCATCCTGGACTCGTTCGTCTTCTCTGTTTTCTATGCCGCTTACGTTCCTCCTCAATGCGATCCAGGTCACCCTAACCTCTCCGTTATCAACATTCCACTCGAAAAGCTTCCGGATCATCTGTTTCTGATTACAGGCGACGCCGACTCTTTGGCCACTGAGTCCATCCGGTTCTATGATAACATCATGGAGAATGGTTCCCGGGACCAGAAATACCACAGCCGGCTCCTGATTGTGCCGAATGAAGCGCATGCATTTGATGAACAACCCAAGCATCCCGAGTCGGTGCATTGGCGTGACAAGGCATACCAGCAGTCCGTGGACGTGATTCGCTCTGCATGGTACCCGGATGACGGGGAGCCTAGCAACCCACCTGTCGCCAAGCCTGCTCCGAAGGCAATCATTTCTTTCGTTACGCAACAGTCCGCTGGGGCAAAGGACTCCTCCAagcctgcgccagcgatTCGTGCGTAG